The sequence tgttgaataccacttttgctcagtttttcgagatctacaacttttgtgttatgcactttttcattcgagcaatggtttgagagttatttaattatttcaaaaactgccatttcaaggtacttatcatttcatgtgaattttggcacttttactcctaagcttcaactaggtttttgtttgaaatgacatggtgaatatgtagaTTCATTTTCCTATACTTTTACTtccttattactagaaattgaactcttgttgatttaatttgtttgaattagtagctcttcacaaatcaaagaatggttccattaatcatttcatgtgatggttttccggtttgaatttgatttgcaataaaagtttatagctcattatgaaaGGTTTATTTTATTGTCTtgttaccacacatgtcaagtcaagtttaaaagggtaccaattattgtttttcaaacacattgcactcaaacacatacacacatacatttacacacaagtttgcaagaactagcCATAGGGTtcatatttaagttttcttagctcatttgtgtgtgaaattctgttaattgcctggctttggttaaactgacaccataGGTGTCACAGTCGTCCTCTCTTCCGTCCCATCAAGCCGCGCATccccttgcttgcttgcttttctGCATTGTCTGGGTTTAGTTTGCATCCAGTAATATAGTGTCCCTTGCCTCCACAGTAGCTACAAACACGGATGCCTTGTGTTGTACCTTCATCTGTGCCCCATGCTTCCTACCCTTTGTTCTAACCTCTTTCGGCGTATAATCTGAGATTTGTGAATCATTTGCAATCTGGGGTGCTCTAGAGCCCTCTCTAGTTTCATTTTCCACATTTTGGTAATTCTCATGTTCCACCactcgagatgatccagaatCTCCTAGAATAGCCTCAGCCCATGTAGCTAATGCAGCTAGATCATCACATACTCTATCAAATCCTGTAGCTGACCTACAGCACGCCCTCACTGTAGCCATTGCGAGTTCTACTAGCTTTGTTGTTATGGATTGCTCAGTTGTGTAGTTTGGACCCATAGTTACTATGTCATGCCTATCCCACATAACGAAGAACCTTGCATCCCTACTATATCTCTTCAGCACATATTTTGCAGGTATACTAGTAATTTGTAGATGCGTGAACGCTTTCAACAGATGGGGACAGAACATGCCTGAAATAGACAACATTGACTTCCATCACTAACCAGTAATAAAACAAACTGTAAATTGATAATTGTGCTCTAGCCTATTCATGTGTTCCTTCCTGACAATGATTTAACATGTAActaagtataattttttttacatatgTGTTCCCATGTCTTGCACTCACACGTATATTCACCTGCGTTCACATCGGCTTCCACTTTGAAAGAATGCTGAAACCACGAATATGCCTTGGATTGATTAGTGTGGGTTACCAGGTAACTGTTTGCCTTGCCTTCCTCGGGATCAATACGAAATGCAGTACTATATATGTATGTTTCCCGGTACTTCTTGAACACTGCACGGGTATATACCTGGCTCAATTGTTTATCGAATGGTTGCAATGTCACTCTAAAGTTCTCTGCCTATTTCATTAGCAACAATTAATGACCAGTTACCGCATTTCTAAAAGGTACCTCATAAACTAACTTCTAAAAAGAAGTTTATATGCTGGACCAAAGGTTTCAGTACCTGTGAACAATGTGTTTCACCAGCTGAGACATGATTCATGTGTTGAATGAAATCGAGCATCCTGCGAGCAAATTTACTCATGCATGTCTTCCTCGTTGCAAAACCCCTTTTTTTGACTGCCTTGTTCACACTCTCGCTCCTTTGTGTTGATGTCATCCTCCCACAGTACAGAGGCTTCAAATAGGCTGAAACCCACAGATGCCTGGACTCCCAAATGCCCTTTATAGCATCATTCTCTCTTGTCCCATACTCTGTTAGCAGCGCACTCCATGCCGCCTCAAACTCTATAGGTGTTAGTGGGTGATTTATCACTGTCAGGAGCTTGATCTTCAGACCTTCATGCTCCTTGAAcagcttctttagctcatctctgTATTTCTTAAGCATGTGCCATTGGCATAGCCTGTGTTGCGTATTTGGAAACACCCTTGGTATTGCAGCAGCCATAGAGCTGTCCTGTTCTGAGCCACAAAGTTGATCACAGAGTTAGTAAAAACTTTATGTATATAGTTGATGACATGTCATTACGACAAAACCATTGTTTTATTGTTCTCACCAGTAAGTATGCATTGTGGGTCCTCACTCCCTGACATGCAGTTCTTGAATGCTTTAAACAGCCACTCGAATGTGTCAGCTTTCTCGTCGTGCAGAAGTGCTTGGCCAAACACTACATTCTAAAGTTGATGGTTTGAGCCGACAAACATAGCTAGAGGCATGCTATACATATTTGTGCGATAAGTGGTGTCAAACATAACCACGTCACCAAAATCCTTGTATTCTGCCTGCTTGTTTGCATGACTCCAAAATACATTTTTTATCACATTATTTTCATCCACTTGCACCTCCTCGTAGAAGTATGGATTTTAGGCCTTCATCTCCTTGAAGAATTCCATCAGCTTTGGTATGTCATTCTCCCTCTCCGACCTTGCAGATGCAGCCCTCCTATAAAATGTGGAGAATGTGTTACTGCAATTTTCAATTCTAAAATAATTACTATATCATTATGCACTCAAGATATTTATTATATACATTACCTGTTTTTCAGGTCCCTCTCAGTGAATGTGAAGTTCTGGACACCACCATACATATCTGATAAATAATTGACTGTGGTATTGTGGGATGCATCAGCATGTTGCATCTTGTCAACAATTCCCATGATCACCGGATCCTTGTTCTTATGTGCATTCATGAACTGTGTGTTAGTCGCGGTGATGGATGCAATGGGTGGGAGTGATCCAACCTTATCCTCTCAAAGAACCAATATCCCTTTTTAGTGTTCTTCTTAGCCTTCACAAATGCCTTGCATTCACACCTCATTGACATCTTCTCACGTGTCCTCTCTTCATCAGGCTTATAGAATTCCCAATGGCCCTGTTTATTGCATGAAAACTCTGCAACAGTCTTTCTATTACTCCTTGTCTTCCGTACATCAAACCCCGCTTTGCCCGCATAGTAGTAGTAGAACTTCTAAGCTTCAGCACTGCTCTCGAAACGAAGATCTTCATTTGGGACAACTTCGGCACGCAACAGGGGATCCTGCAAGGATGGTCACACAATTAGATTGACGCACATTTTAGATTAGTATGGTTTATGAACCTTAAATCCTGACGTAAATCAGCTTGGTGAGGCCTGTCCAAATTTCGGATAAATGAACCATGCCTACTGAATGCCTATAGAGATAGAAAcgtaatgcaaaaaaaaaaagtaaatcaCCTATGCCATCTGGTATTATGGATTATTACAGAGATCAGGAATCCAAAAATAAATCTGAAACCTACAACCTAATCAACCTGGTACCTTCATCATTTGCAGCCGAcataaacaaaattaaattgaaTCAAACTAATCAACGTAAGTTACTATAGTATAATATTGTTGCAAGAGTCAATACTAAGCTAAATCAATTGGTTGGAGAAAACTTACATGCATGTACGTCTTATATGGATCAGGAGTCATCATCATCGACGGTGATACGGCTTGTGGAAATGTCCCGGCTGACAACTTGGTCGGAGTCCCAAGAGATTGACAGGATGTGCCCTGCCCGATCGAGCCAAACTCCGTTGCATGTCATCAGCCTTGGGGTTACGACATCTGCAAGGCAGGGGGACGCAACATCACCATGCATCATCTGCGACGCCTGCGGAGCCGACGGCGAGACCTCCATGGTCTCCTGAGAGAGCGCCATTGGTGCAGGAGCACTTGCTGATGCAGGTTGTACTACGGCGGACGTGCCGTTGACGACAACCATTGAAGCTCCTTAAGGTGCACTAGAATCGAACGAAAGTGCTGGCTCAGTAGCCTGCATCTTGGAAGCTTTCAATCTGATTTTTTACTACTACAGAAGCTAAAAACACGGGAGGAATTGGTAACGCAATTAGAGAGCATGGACTACGCAGGTAGTTAAAGGCTCATGAATATGCTAATTACTACCAGGCCGTCAATGATCATCCCGCTCGGCTCGCTGGACGCTCGGCTCACATGACACATGCGTGGCTCGCGCTACTCGCATAAAGGAATCCTGGACGCTCGGCTCGTGGGTGTTAGTGACCGTGGGCATTACGATGGTAAATCACAGCACGCCATGTGGACTGGCCACAGAATAGCTATTTTGTAACCGGCTATAGAATATACCTtccgtgtgtgtatatatatataggacacCACTATTCAGTATCCTGGGTATGGAATAATATTTCATACCCGAGCGCACCCACCATCGCGCCTCCGTCCCGAGGCCCGCGCCGGGTTTTTTCCATGCGAGCGCGCCCGGTTTTTCCCACGCGATCAATTTTCCCCACGCATGCACATCTCATCCTGGAACTGCTGGCGCCAGACTCTGCGATCTTGCCGATTCCACCTGGAGACAAAGCAGCAGGATACACTCCAGCAGGCGGTTTCCAGTGCCCGTACTGCCACGTTGCGTAACCAGATGGATCTGGCAAAAGGCACTATGTGTACTTTTTGTTTGACGCAAAGACGTGTTTGAGCGGAGCTACTGCTAGTGACATTTTTTACTCGCTGTTTTACCAAACATTGACATTTTTTTCCAGGCAACTTAGCATTGAAGGTAGTGAAAAGTCCCATCTCTCCTTCATGCCAGCTTAACACATATTTCCAATTTGAATACTCACTCGTAGTGTAAAGCTAGCATTTTGAAATGTAATTACGATAACTTTACAGCAACTGGTTCAtctctgtaacgaacatggcaccatttatgccatttcgagtgattttggtgatcgaatgacaacgcaatcaatgggactaatagtattgttaagtgaacatttctagatcccagggatgaagtaaaaaggcaatgcaaagcaaaacacgaagaaaagaactcaaagaaacgctgaattggacgagttctgcagaaatcagtagcaccagaagaaccgatgcctaagcatcggtgcatccaatggttgtcggaagatccgacgccttgGTGTTTGATGCAAGTCTGAGCGTatctgaagctcaagtgaagatcatgtgaggcaccggttgaaccgacggcatcATGACAGGCATAggtgcattgggcatactatgttccagagacgatgccaagtgcccaggagaagatccttcagcaccggttgaaccggtgatgcatcggagttAAGCACCGGTATAATGACGTTAGCAGGACAGAaagagtccaacggctagttgagggctgtgagtgaccggttgaaccgacgccatgtcatcggttaaaccggtggggttgcagacagtgcgtcagaagctcaacgactacttcgggtctgagagtgaccggatgaaccgacgctaccccagtcAGAGGCAttggttcatccgatggtacgcagatttttactgactgttggagcaacggctccatgacttggaggcctata comes from Panicum virgatum strain AP13 chromosome 4K, P.virgatum_v5, whole genome shotgun sequence and encodes:
- the LOC120703533 gene encoding protein FAR1-RELATED SEQUENCE 5-like, with the translated sequence MSGSEDPQCILTEQDSSMAAAIPRVFPNTQHRLCQWHMLKKYRDELKKLFKEHEGLKIKLLTVINHPLTPIEFEAAWSALLTEYGTRENDAIKGIWESRHLWVSAYLKPLYCGRMTSTQRSESVNKAVKKRGFATRKTCMSKFARRMLDFIQHMNHVSAGETHCSQAENFRVTLQPFDKQLSQVYTRAVFKKYRETYIYSTAFRIDPEEGKANSYLVTHTNQSKAYSWFQHSFKVEADVNAGEYTCECKTWEHICKKNYT